Part of the Odontesthes bonariensis isolate fOdoBon6 chromosome 15, fOdoBon6.hap1, whole genome shotgun sequence genome, tctttgtttccccCTTTGTTAACCCTACTAGGTGATGTTTGCCATGCGTGAGCTGTCAGGACCTCTGTCTCTTCTGATAGAAATGGTGACCTACAGCTCATTCTGTAACGAGCCCTTCTCCCTGGGCGTGCTGCAGTTACTCAAGgtaaaaatctttttaaaaagaagaagaaaaaacgcTGTCACGTGTTTAATTAATGTGATGAAATGCTCTGAACACTTTGTGTCACAGAACCAGCTGGAGACGGCGCCACCTCATGAGCTGAAGAACGTTTTTCAGATGCTGCAGGAGCTACTTGTGAGTGTCCCTTCATCCGTTTATCACATGCTAACTATATAAGCGCTGTTAAATGTTAACTTAAAACTTTAACTGTAGGTTGTGGAAGACCCTCTACAAACGGAGAGACTGAAGTACGCTTTTGAGTCAGAAAAAGGGCTGTTAGGTACGTCTTCAGGTTATGTTGTTGTTGCTCTGTTGCCCACAGTGATGATTTAACATGATCCATTTTAGCCCTATGAGTCCTTTACAGTAATGTTACGCTTTCTCCTCATAGCTTTGATGCATCAGAGCAACAACGTGGACAGCAGGCGCTGCTACCAATGTGTAAAGTTCCTGGTTACATTAGCTCAGAAGTGAGTACATCTGAGGTTCAGAGGTCGTGGTTGTACAGGAGGATTCACTTTAATGGGATCATCgctttcattattttatttggattgaaaaaatatttattttcattgcttTCCCACAGGTGCCCTCCAGCCAAGGATTACTTCAAAGACTTGTCTGGTCACTGGAGCTGGGCAGTGCAATGGCTGCAGAAAAAGGTTAGCTTTAAGGACAGCTAAATCACATTTTATTAGAACAGTTCCGTTTCATTTTGGGGGGCCATTTGTATTTCTTAAGAGTAACAGTTGACACTAATTCCCACATTAGTTAATTTGTTTCTAACCATTTTTATCCGACCGTGTCTAACCATTTTTAGATGTTAGATCATTTTGTCAAAGTTTCTATAGTATATAATATTGTATAGTGTAGTTAAAGTGAAAGTGTCATGAGTCAGCTTTGCATTGAAACCACTATGGATATTTTATCCATTTATCTTTTTACCCGTGGGAAACAATGACGGCTGATTTCACTTTTTATATCCATTTCTCTTGGCTAACTTAATTATATTTCaccttttttaaagtttaatttaTCTAAATTTGCCCAACTATTTCAATTGTATATCATTCACTTTTAGCTAAATATTTTTAGCCTTTAggtgactttattatttaaaccTTTTAGAGATTGCTTTTAGCAAACTTGTCTTTCAATCTCACATCCTTCACTTTAACCTTATTTTGGCTAACTATTTTAAGCTTTCATCTATTACTTTAAAGCTAATTTAGCAGAGCCGTTTTGACTTTAGCATCTATTAACTCTCGCCAACTTTTTCTTGTTAAACTTTTTCTGGTTTATTCTTATAAAACTTCACTTTCTATCCTTCACTTTTAGCTAATTTTAGCAAACTATTTTAACATTTGATCCATTACGTTTAAGATGAATTGAGCTTTTTCAGCATTTGCATCTATCACCTTTAGCTAACTTAACCCAttcaaacttcatttttttagctaaaaagaaaaaaattgtattCATTACTTTAACTAAATGTTtcaactctttcttttttttcatgaccAATTACATGTCTTAAGAGTTTAAACACATTATTTGTGGCGACACATAATTATTAGATATCACTCAATATATGGAGCTTCATCAGCCATATCTGATTGTTCGCCCCCTCTAACAgctttttcccctttttaagTCACTTTATCATAACGTTGAGTTTTACACCTGTAGAAAAGTCTTGCATCAAAGCAGAAATTCAAATTATCATTTATTTCCAATTGAATTCATATTTGGCATTATTTTACTCGCCGGTTGGGGAACACTGCTTTGGGGCATCAGGGCAATGTTAGACAAAAAGTTTATGTTAGCCTGAATGTTCCAAATGAATCATTATTTCTTATGCCCTTAGATGACTGAACATTACTGGACTCCTCAGAGCAACGTCTCCAATGAGACTTCAACCAATAAAACCTTCCAGCGCACTATTTCTGCACAGGTACACACTGCATAACAACGCAATATGACCACCTTTAGTTCCATTTCCACCGCTACCCTTACTCATTTTTTCTCTTCCCCTGCCCAAAGTAGGACTCACATCTGTGTGACTGTATGTGTGTTTCAAAATCTGCAGGATACCTTGGCCTATGCCACGGCATTGTTAAACGAGAAGGAGCAGTCTGGCAGCAGTAATGGCTCCGACGGCAGCCCAGCAAACGAAAACGCAGAACGCAGCCTTCGACAGGTAGCCACCACCAACCGCCCTGCTAGCTGCTAAGAACAGTGGGGCATCTCAAATGAGTCACGGTGTTGCAGCACACGCAGCCAGAAAGAGAAGAATGGCGAAAAAACAGATTATCTCTCTGGCTTCTGTCACAGCTTTGAAGGCAGTTTGTTACCTCCCACGGTTGTTATTAGCAGTGGATTTGAAGCCGCTCCTTTCTTTTGACTCTTGCTGTGCTTGTCAACCTGCCTACACTACACAAAACTGTCAGACCTTTTTCTGGCATTAACAGTACGGATGATAAATGTGTGGCATAGAAATTATAATCCTGCTGACGCTGCATAGCTCGTGATGGTTTgactatttgttgttttttttctttctttatttctttatttttttttatttctttttttttttttactttaaaaaagctCTATTTTTCTCACATCAAATGTGCCCTTCCTCTGTTTCGCAGGGCTCGGAGTCTCCCATGATGCTTGGCGACTCCAAGAGCGATCTGGAGGACGTAGACTCCTAGCTCCTCCAACTGGCGGCATACCTCCACAGGAGAGGTAGCACAGGTCCAGGCAGCCATTTGAAAGGGCTGCACTGTTGCCTCCGATTGGTCGGGACATTTGGGACTCCATGAAAGCCAATCAGAACTCTTTCTCTTGGTCGCTTCGGCAACAAAGGAGCTATGAATAAATCATGAATTACTTCCTTTCAGACAAGCCAAGGTGATGATGGAGATGCATTATCATTAAGGGCATCAGAGTTGATTAGGGTGGGAAGTGCAGACAAGCTTCCACAATCACGGACAACTTCAGTTTAtccttttattcattcattcactcagaATGACAGCAAGGTGGAGGATGGGTTTGGGTTGTGTTTTAACAATTTTCTGCTCATTTTTGCCAATTTATTTCCATAGACATATTCATATTgtaattaagatttgttccatAGTTGTAATTTCCAGTGTAAGATAATATTTTAAAGTCTGTTATTTTGTGCTCTTCTCCACAGCCATGCAAAATGAAGGAGGTAACGTTAGTTGCTCTAGAGGAACTGAGACGCGTGCGTTTGTATAGAAACACCTCCACACACGAGCACTTGGAAGGAGGGTGGGGTTAAGTATGCACTTTATAGTCCAGCCCAGGCTATTGAGATGTACAGCAGCACTGGTCAGTTCCTCCAGAGCCACTAAGCGCTAgcgtcctcttcttcttttgctttTAACAACTGATTTTCGCAGTGCCACTTATGCAGACTCACGGTCGCCCTGATAGCAAGCCGCTCTGCCTGTGACTGAACCTTTGACCCCGTGGCGAACGCATTGTAGCCACAGGGGACACAGTTTGGGGCAGAATCTGTCCCAGAAATGGGACGGTTCCATGGCCCTTAGTGAATCTGAAACAAACAGTGCCATGGTCAGCACTCTCCCGCCGCCATTTCTTCATTTCTTCTTGCTGACAGGCAGCCTCATGGTGGATTTTATCCTTTCCATTGCTGCATTTtatcttctttttccttttctttttttttgccacttgTCTTTGACTCTAGATACATTTAATACTGGAGAGGATCTTTAGGGACTTTAGCCTTATGCAAGAAAAGCTGACCTTGAAACGCACAGGTCAGTCGTGGTGGGCCGTCAGTGCCGAACGAACGGGAGCTCAGGAGCATGTTTTATTTTAAGGTGCCAAGGTTACATACACTCGCACACACAAAGAATAACACACCATGAAAGAAGATGTGAAGAcgtacaagtgtgtgtgtgtgtcactcaTTCACTTTGCTTACAAAGTGCAGGTCCTCACCTCACTGTTACCTCTGCTTTATCAGGTTCATCTCGTCTTTCCAGCGAACGTTTCTCTTTGTTTTGCCTTTTGCTTTTCGTCTGCctttttaaacacaaacactGGGGAGCTAAACCCAAATGTAGCTCTAGTTTTCAGCAGAAAGAAACGCCCACGTTACCATCATCCCTACCCTAATCATCGGGAGTCTTTAAGTGCCTTAATCTCCCGATCTCCCCGCTTTTCCACCTCTTGACACTGTATGGTCATATCTCAATCGAGGAGGGGTCAACAtctgctccccctgctggcaCCAAGCCAGCGTCTCCTGTAGTTGTGTAGTCTACCTTTGGGAGAGCAACAGGGCTTGTTCATCCCCATTATTCCCCAATCTAATACAGGGAATCTCCTCTGTGTGCTGTGACAAAGGAAGGAATGTAACTGATTCTGTGCGGATGTGAGAGGGTGGGGGTGTAAGGTCTACCCGGTTAAACGGGGTTGAGGCGACAGGATGGGGTTTTGGTGATGGTAAAATGCTGCTTCTTTTCACTCTGCAGTCTGGCAGAGACACTTTGTACATACTGATTTAGGCTCAGTAGTTTTAGAAACACTTTCACTCACATGTTTTGAAGACATGAGCTTAAACCCGCATAGCAGACTAGCTCTCAGCTTTAACAGGTCAATGTTTACAGTGTGAGGACCTCCAGTATGAAGCAATCATTCAAGCTGATTTTCTGTTCAAAGTCAACCTGCGATCTATCCACTGAGACCGCTTTAGCCCTTCCATGCACACCCCTCACTCTTCCTTTCTATCTCATTAGTTGTGAATGTCACATCGTGCTCTCCGGCACGTTTGCATGTGTGGCAGCAAATGGTGGTGAAGTTTGTCTTTCTCagtgtgacagaaaaaaaaaaaatcagccccCCGCCTTGTTTGCTGTGTGATTTGGTGTCATTAGCACTTACTGTGACAAACACGCCCGTTCTCTATTGCTGGTTACGTGCTGTGTGAGAGAGCCGCGTGCAGTCAGTGCCAAGTGATACGCGGCCATGGCAACCCGAGTTGCATCCAGCCGAGAGTCTCTCATAGGTTTGGCCCTCTTCTACATCACCACAACTGCTTAAAGACTGGGAGGGTTGGGGGTGGGGGACAAAAACTTTAAAACAATCTTATGTTTTAATTCTGTGATGCAGGGAGGGATGAGTAAGTGTGGTTTGGGATTGGCGTCAATACGGGTTTTTACTGTAGTTCAATTTTGACAATTCACTTCTGACATCGCCGGAATCTGTAATGCATGTTAAAACTCAGTTTTAATTTGTACATCAGAGTTTGATTAAGGGGATATTTGATATAAAATAAACTGGAATGCACAACCTGTTGCAAACATTGTTTTTATGCTTGTCGGCACACCGCCCCAGTTCCTCATCCTGTTACCCTGTACACATCGAGCTGGACAGATGTGAAGTCCAACTCATGAATTACAATACAGCCACATGTCTATGGAGTATTGTTTTTATctctattaaataaataaataaatgaatacaaaaaatgaaTGTCCCATTAAATAAATCACACAGATTTGAATACACAGACCAACAGATTTTTGGATTTAGTTTTCTAATTTTCACACGTCATTTATTTCATACTTCTTTATTTCCATTCCTTGTTTTTCATATGAGGAGAAGCATCAGACGTGGCAGTATCACCGTTCTGAAGCATCCAAGGGCACGCTTCCTTTTCACCCCATACGTTTCATCGATGTGTGGAATAAAGAATCTTTCTGAAGACTCAACCAGACTCACTCTGGTCTCTGACAGTAGCCTACGACCAAGTCCGACTGCCTCGCGGCCATGTTTCACCCACTCGAGCAGTGTGGGAGGGAAATGTGGGCTTAAGTATCTTGCTCATGGCCATTTTTGACCAATGCTGTTGCTTTGTCAGATTCAAATCAGATAACCCGGCCGCCTCGTTTAGATATATACGAATTGGAAATGAAGAGAACTGGGAGATAATTGTCATTAGAAATGTAAAAGTCCCTTGAAATGGGTAAAAGCTGTATTGAAACTTGTTattgattgaaaaaaaacaacaacatgtatTGTACTCTTCgaaattctttttatttaattcagtattttttatttttattttttttactggtaAGGCATCTGTCATAAACGGTTACATCAGCAGCTGCAGTGACATATGTGCTGTCGcctcagctgtcagtggttTATACAGGCGCTGGAGTCATCACTCTGTCCGAGTCAGTAACAGCCCAGATTGAAGCCCAGCGAACGTGTCGGGTTGTCATGACACAGACCATCGCTTTGTgtctgctcctttttttttttttttttatctttcaatGTAATGGGAACCCACTGTTTCAAAATAGATGCGAAACCCCAAACGGAGTAGTTTAATAATCAAGAGTCTCATCAAGCTGATTGCATACAGCTGTCTGAACCATCCTCAAGCTCCCAAGTCACAGCTGGAAACCAACACTGAAAAATCATGAGACACAGTCTGACTTCTTcaggtgtgaatgtgtgttttcatgtcatCTTTAATACTAATCTTACAGCAGTATTGGATCTGTAACTAATTTCCATCAGTTCAGTTTGTTAGAGCATGCAGAGGGTACATCAGGTAAATACTTGGTTATTGTTGAAATCATACATTCATGGAAACTCTTTAATATACTTGTTTAgtaaaaagatacaaaaatatTTGGTTAAACCTGTGTATGTCAGATGGATAAAAGTTGGCTTGCGAGATGTTGTGGTGGAGTCAGGACAATATGGAGCATTTGATGGCCTAATCCTACAACCGTAATACACAGAAGTTTTCCGGTTAAACTTTCTTCAGAGGACTAAAAGaggtaaaggaaaaaaagacacacaGGGGTGCACAGAGAGTCGAAGCTGTTCTTGGAGAGTCGGGCTCTGAGAAAAACGATCAGTTAGGAAGTGCAGCGGGAGGCTCAAGTGGTGTCACGCGGCAGCAGACGGCGATGCCCGCTGCCCCGCCGAGCACTGCGGCACTGCGGACATGGCAATTGTTGCCCTTAGCAACTGGCCCCAAGACAGTGGAACCCTCGGAGATGGCGCTACAGTCTGTCAAAGTCCACCCAGAGGGACAGGACACCTCAACCTGCAAGAAAACAGAGGGGAGTGAGGGAGGCAAGTCCAGGACACGACAGACAGAGTTCCATTTCTCTGAAGTCAACCTTTAAATCCCTCACCTGGTCTCTGTCGGCCGATGTGTTTTCCAACAGCTGACACTGGAGAGATGGAGCGTGGCAGCATACTGCATGCGCCGCGACTCCTTCTGTGACCTCACAGCGCTTCCCGTGTCTGTGGCGTGGTCGAGAGTCCGACAGGATCTCGGATGTGGACCAAGTGGTGCACCCTGGACAAAATAAACTCCCGTGATTACACGTGTTAGAATAACAAAAACTTGGAGGCTGTTCATTAGTGATTCTCAGGCAGCAAGTCATCCTCTACACAGGAACCCAAAACGGTAGACACTgaggaaaacaatgaaaaaccatCTGAGTGCCATAATGACATTTGAAAACTCTTTATACCACACATATAGCTGGCATTTATGCTGGCCGGGAGTGTATTTTAGTTCCAGAGGGATTACCATGGCAACATAATTGACCATGTTTTTCTAAATGCAGCCGAATGAAAAGCTTGTACAGTTCATATATAAGCTACAGAACAGTACCTGTACGAGATATCTGACTGGCTTCAACAAAGAAACAATGAATGGTTTGACATTTCCCATCCAGACTTGGTCTCGCTCTTAAATCTCTCTGATGCCTGTAGCTGCAGAGCCTGGTGTAAAACCTCACCGCCTGCAgcaaatatatgtatattataGCATAGTTAAGGGTGAGCTTGAACCTATTAAATACGTATTATGTGTGGTCATCGGCACATACCACTCATGGTTGAAGCTGAGATGCAGAGCTGTTGCCCGTTCCATGTCCAATCATTTAACTGTTCAAAAGTAAAGAGCAGCTGCAATGCTTCAGAAACGGGATAAACCATTCTTTTTAtttacacttgttttttttctcccccagtTTCACTCCTTacgtgcatttaaaaaaaaaatgtaccccTGAGATCttacacttaaagggatagttcgcctcttttgacatgaagctgtatgacatctcatattagcaatatcgtttatgaacattttcttaccccccactGTGTACTgcgagccgagttccggcctcgttttggcgttgatgaaggtaggggaacgattttgtgatgcaaatgtattactcttttgaacgcatattgttttgagaagcaaaacgctttattttttaaacgcccgccaactagccggactactttcattaacgccaaaacgaggctggaactctgctcacaggacgcagcagggggtaagaagatgttcataaatgatgttgctagtatgggatgtcatacagcttcatgtcaaaagaggcgaactatccctttaaaatcaGGCTTACAAAGAGAATTTTGGGGTGACTGCATAAAGATTTATTTCAAAGCGATTTAATAAAAGTAAATAACTCTGGGGAGTTCGTACCTGACCAGCTGATGGCTGTAAATTAAATGTTATGATCTAACCTGAGGGCTCCGATGATCTCATCAAGAGCAActcttagcaaaaaaaaaaaaatgaagacggTATCTCTTATAATGTCACAGAAGCTGGTCATGGTTACTCGTATCAGGACAACAACAGCATATAACTGGTGTAACTTACCAGTCAGGTGGTGCTGTGGGCCGACACACTGAGCATCTTGCCCTGGCTCAGCGCTGGCATGGGCCTGGCACTGCAGACCAGCTATCACGCAGCAGCGGGCCACAGCGTACACGCCATTACCCGCCGGCCCGTTGAAGCCAACGCACTCCATGTGTCCGCTGCTCACCTGTAAATGCAGACATTGAGGCTTGCTGGCCTTTTGTGTGTGCAGACTTCAGATCAGAGTTTACATGATCCGACTGAACTCACAGCGATGGTTTCCCCGCCTCTGATGCCGTCAGGAGCGTAGCTGCTGCAGCCCATCATTTCCTCCCCGAGACGACAGCGGCTCGTGACCCTGTCGTCGCTCGCGTGTCCTGACCTTTCTGACCACGCTGAGCGGCACAGAAGCTCCCCATCTGCACACGGAAGCAGGCAACCTGGTGTCAACTTTGCGTGGATTTACGAGTGTGTGTTAGAGAGGATTGTGGGGCCACTAACTTGATGTCGGTTTGTTGGCAGCGGGCATGGCTGCCACTAGGTTTGGAGTAGTGAGACGATGTGTTTCAGACAGAGACGAGAAGTTGATGGTGTTGCTGATGGAATAATGCAGCATCATCTGCAAAACCTGCACCGGAGATGTAATCTGATTGGACGACAGGATCACTGCTGCTACACCTACAGCACGCACATACAAACCAAATTATGGAGCGTTTGTTCTTCATTGCTGCATGTTTTGCCTTTgttgcaggtgtgtgtgagcgtaCCGGCAGCATGTGCAGCAGCCTGGGAGGTTCCGCTGCGTGAGGTGAAACAGGTGCTGCAGTCACTACTGGCGCTGACGATGTCATCGC contains:
- the pcsk9 gene encoding proprotein convertase subtilisin/kexin type 9 isoform X2, coding for MRGRGNFTYRRRFEEQVVRLPHVHYIEEDSSIFAQSAPWNLQRLLQPYGGISENGTYSPPNDGGIAEVYLMDGSIQSSHREVEGRVVITDFNSVPEEDGVRVHRQASQCDGHGTHLAGVVTGSDSGVARGAGINLVRVLNCQGKGAVSGALAGMEFIRAALLARPMEVVVVLLPFIGGFSRSLNAACRDMVANGAVVIAAAGNYRDDACLYSPASEPEVITVGAVNSADQLMSQGAGGTNFGRCVDLFAPGDDIVSASSDCSTCFTSRSGTSQAAAHAAGVAAVILSSNQITSPVQVLQMMLHYSISNTINFSSLSETHRLTTPNLVAAMPAANKPTSNGELLCRSAWSERSGHASDDRVTSRCRLGEEMMGCSSYAPDGIRGGETIAVSSGHMECVGFNGPAGNGVYAVARCCVIAGLQCQAHASAEPGQDAQCVGPQHHLTGCTTWSTSEILSDSRPRHRHGKRCEVTEGVAAHAVCCHAPSLQCQLLENTSADRDQVEVSCPSGWTLTDCSAISEGSTVLGPVAKGNNCHVRSAAVLGGAAGIAVCCRVTPLEPPAALPN